From the genome of Myxococcota bacterium, one region includes:
- a CDS encoding thrombospondin type 3 repeat-containing protein, whose amino-acid sequence MVGFRGHWIRGVAAGAFCLGIAASAQAGDLTSPSYTLRGAHEASLASGALTASGPRFSGGSVSVGQADAVGFSRAAGGLDTLAPGFWPLALGGFPNHDVDGDGIPSWLDDDDDGDRLADAIERNTGLFVSASDPGTSSVLADTDGDFYRDRFEIQVGTDPTSAASAPSALAVPVGRVAAWVSVAAVLLGAAWVSRSGGRRRLA is encoded by the coding sequence ATGGTCGGTTTTCGTGGGCATTGGATCCGCGGGGTGGCTGCTGGGGCCTTCTGCCTGGGGATCGCGGCTTCGGCCCAGGCCGGGGATCTGACGAGCCCGAGCTACACGCTGCGTGGCGCGCATGAGGCGAGTCTTGCGAGCGGCGCGCTGACTGCCTCGGGTCCGCGCTTCTCGGGCGGGTCGGTGTCGGTCGGCCAGGCCGATGCCGTCGGGTTCTCGCGCGCGGCGGGCGGCCTCGACACCCTCGCGCCCGGCTTCTGGCCCCTGGCGCTCGGGGGCTTCCCGAACCACGACGTAGACGGAGACGGGATCCCGTCGTGGCTCGATGACGACGACGACGGCGATCGTCTGGCCGATGCGATCGAGCGCAACACCGGTCTCTTCGTGTCCGCGAGCGACCCCGGAACGAGCTCGGTGCTCGCGGATACAGATGGCGACTTCTACCGCGACCGCTTCGAGATCCAGGTCGGCACCGATCCCACCAGCGCGGCTTCGGCGCCGAGCGCCCTCGCCGTACCGGTCGGTCGCGTCGCGGCGTGGGTGAGCGTGGCGGCCGTTCTCCTCGGCGCCGCTTGGGTGAGCCGGTCCGGCGGCCGAAGGCGGCTGGCATGA